The Thermoclostridium stercorarium subsp. stercorarium DSM 8532 genome contains a region encoding:
- a CDS encoding response regulator, with product MDKIRVMLVEDHSMVRQGLKQLIELESDIKVVAEAANGTQAADYYQIEKPDVVLMDINMPKKNGLQALELIKQNDPDAKIIMLTIHSDREYLFEALQLGASGYVLKDADGYVLIEAIRKVYEGEMYIQPTMAKELVMEFKRYAHNGKNSSKKENILSEREIEVLRLVAKGLLNKEIAQTLYISEKTVKNHISNIFKKLKVSDRTQAAVYALKHNLI from the coding sequence ATGGATAAAATACGGGTAATGCTGGTAGAAGATCATTCCATGGTTCGTCAGGGGCTTAAGCAGTTAATAGAGCTGGAAAGCGACATTAAAGTAGTGGCGGAAGCCGCCAATGGTACCCAGGCTGCCGATTATTACCAGATTGAGAAACCCGATGTGGTATTAATGGATATAAATATGCCTAAAAAGAACGGGTTGCAGGCTTTGGAACTTATTAAGCAAAATGATCCTGATGCCAAAATTATTATGCTTACCATCCATTCAGACAGGGAATATTTGTTTGAAGCGCTGCAGCTTGGCGCCAGCGGCTATGTACTTAAGGATGCGGATGGATATGTGCTTATTGAGGCGATAAGAAAGGTATACGAAGGCGAAATGTACATTCAGCCCACAATGGCAAAGGAACTTGTTATGGAATTTAAGAGATATGCGCATAACGGGAAAAACTCTTCAAAGAAGGAAAATATCCTGAGCGAGAGGGAAATCGAGGTATTAAGGCTTGTAGCGAAGGGGCTGTTAAACAAGGAAATAGCGCAGACTCTTTATATCAGTGAAAAAACGGTAAAAAACCATATTTCTAATATCTTCAAAAAATTAAAAGTTTCGGACAGAACTCAGGCAGCAGTTTATGCATTGAAGCATAACCTGATTTGA
- a CDS encoding YlmC/YmxH family sporulation protein, protein MLQREYRSFEREGIQLPNCGICRITDLRQKEVINIADGKRLGFVKDAEFNLESGKIVSLILPGRWSIFRLFGRIEEMVIPWKDVRKVGDDIILVELKER, encoded by the coding sequence ATGCTTCAGCGTGAATACAGAAGTTTCGAACGGGAAGGAATCCAGCTTCCCAATTGCGGTATATGCAGAATTACCGATTTAAGGCAGAAGGAAGTAATAAACATTGCAGACGGGAAAAGACTGGGTTTTGTAAAAGACGCCGAATTTAACCTTGAATCGGGTAAAATCGTTTCATTAATCCTGCCGGGAAGATGGTCAATTTTCAGATTATTTGGTAGAATAGAAGAAATGGTTATACCATGGAAGGATGTTAGAAAAGTTGGTGACGATATTATTCTGGTGGAACTGAAAGAACGATAA
- the nrdR gene encoding transcriptional regulator NrdR, translated as MRCPYCSHMEDRVIDSRPTDEGTTIRRRRECLRCQKRFTTYEKVEYMPLIVIKKDKSRQPYNREKLLNGVLRACEKRPISIHQIEQLIDNVEAKIHNSLQREITSTAIGELVLEELRKLDEVAYVRFASVYRQFKDINTFMAELQKIIDEK; from the coding sequence ATGAGGTGTCCGTACTGTTCCCATATGGAGGACAGAGTAATAGATTCACGTCCTACGGATGAAGGTACCACGATCCGCAGACGCAGAGAGTGTTTGAGATGTCAAAAACGTTTTACTACATATGAAAAAGTCGAATATATGCCTTTGATTGTTATTAAGAAGGACAAGTCCCGTCAACCGTATAACAGGGAAAAACTTCTAAACGGCGTATTAAGGGCATGTGAAAAGCGGCCGATTTCAATACATCAGATAGAACAGCTTATTGATAATGTGGAAGCCAAGATTCATAACTCCCTTCAGAGAGAAATCACGAGCACCGCAATAGGAGAATTGGTTTTGGAAGAATTAAGGAAACTGGATGAAGTTGCCTATGTTCGTTTTGCTTCTGTTTACCGCCAGTTCAAGGATATTAATACATTCATGGCAGAGCTCCAGAAAATCATAGATGAAAAATAG
- the sigE gene encoding RNA polymerase sporulation sigma factor SigE, which produces MKLGNVLTVELLKFFYRISRIFKPGELFYLGGSEALPPPLTNEEEAELLDLLEKDDMPVKKTLIERNLRLVVYIARKFENTGMDIEDLTSIGTIGLIKAINTYNPSRNIKLATYASRCIENEILMYLRKNSRVRTEVSIDEPLNVDWDGNELLLSDILGTDGDLIQKNLDDEIDKELLKMAMSKLSRREKKIMEMRFGLNNQKEKTQKEVADMLGISQSYISRLEKRILSRLKKEITRML; this is translated from the coding sequence ATGAAACTTGGTAATGTATTAACGGTAGAGTTACTGAAATTTTTTTATAGAATCAGCAGAATATTTAAACCCGGGGAACTGTTTTATCTTGGTGGCAGCGAAGCGCTTCCGCCGCCTTTGACCAATGAAGAGGAAGCAGAACTTCTGGATTTGCTTGAAAAGGATGACATGCCGGTTAAAAAAACGCTGATTGAACGAAATTTAAGGCTGGTAGTGTATATAGCAAGGAAATTTGAAAACACCGGCATGGATATTGAAGATCTGACGTCAATAGGGACCATTGGCTTAATCAAGGCAATAAACACATATAACCCGTCCCGCAATATAAAACTGGCCACGTATGCTTCAAGGTGCATTGAAAATGAAATACTGATGTACTTAAGGAAAAACAGCAGGGTGCGTACCGAGGTGTCAATAGACGAGCCTTTGAATGTGGACTGGGATGGGAATGAACTGCTTTTGTCCGACATTCTCGGAACTGACGGGGATTTGATACAAAAAAACCTTGATGATGAAATAGACAAGGAATTATTGAAAATGGCAATGAGTAAACTCAGCAGGCGGGAGAAAAAAATAATGGAAATGAGGTTTGGTTTAAACAATCAAAAAGAAAAAACGCAGAAGGAAGTGGCTGATATGCTGGGAATTTCACAATCCTACATTTCGCGCCTTGAAAAAAGAATTTTAAGCCGGCTGAAGAAGGAAATAACAAGGATGCTGTAA
- a CDS encoding spore germination protein, translated as MKGITSYLKSIFLFKPEKEKNPFVLDDFENQPLDTENSDDGVAAGDSEDDGKGKQEGEQKKSDRKKRITKPVSLSARNSADDREKKKDKKDDTISSSLSTCLEVIKERYSADINGDFKIREFKVRVKDKVYPAFVCFFDGLVDNSLVNNNILVPLMTLSVMPMDTEDRPVKDIIHDHLIPQNQIKVCETYQEVIDEINFGGAGIFIDGLDVAFGADVKGWEHRNVEKPTSELNIRGPRESFIESHRANSALLRKILKDENLIVEDVLVGERSKTPCSIVYIKNLANSRLVDEVRKRLKSIKIAYLRDAGELEQFLEDDTYLPAPQMLLTERPDRVAAYLGEGRVAIIVHGSPFVIVIPVTFFNLIHSPEDYYLRYPYSTLLRLIRIMGILITLFLPAVYLAITNFHQEMLPTDLLLAIASSREKVPFPTIVSLFIMEIAFELIREAGIRIPGPIGPTLSIVGGLILGQAAVSANLVSPFLIIIVAVTGIGSFAIPDFSLGYSFRAMRFIYILLAGFAGLLGISLGVFIHFLLLINAKSFGVPFLAPFAPKTTGRRTNTIFRAPLWKEEDRPDFINPKDVKQQPFISRKWVKSEKGVEVDGEEDNDR; from the coding sequence TTGAAAGGTATAACTTCCTATCTGAAATCAATTTTTCTGTTTAAGCCCGAAAAGGAAAAAAATCCTTTCGTCCTTGATGATTTTGAAAATCAGCCGCTGGACACCGAAAACAGTGATGACGGTGTAGCGGCCGGAGACAGCGAAGATGACGGCAAGGGCAAACAGGAAGGGGAACAGAAAAAATCCGATAGGAAAAAAAGAATAACGAAACCCGTTTCATTATCCGCCAGGAATAGTGCGGATGACAGGGAAAAGAAAAAAGATAAAAAGGACGACACTATAAGCAGTTCATTAAGTACATGTCTTGAAGTTATAAAAGAAAGGTACAGCGCCGATATAAACGGAGACTTTAAAATACGTGAGTTTAAAGTGCGTGTAAAAGACAAGGTATATCCGGCCTTCGTCTGCTTTTTTGACGGTCTTGTTGACAATTCGCTGGTCAACAACAATATTCTCGTTCCGCTGATGACTTTGTCGGTAATGCCCATGGACACCGAAGACAGGCCGGTTAAAGACATTATTCATGACCATTTGATTCCGCAGAACCAGATTAAAGTGTGTGAAACATACCAGGAAGTTATTGACGAAATTAATTTCGGTGGTGCAGGGATATTCATTGACGGACTTGATGTGGCCTTTGGCGCGGATGTTAAGGGATGGGAACACAGAAATGTTGAAAAGCCAACGTCGGAACTGAACATACGCGGACCGAGGGAATCTTTCATAGAATCCCACAGGGCCAATTCGGCCCTCCTCAGGAAAATACTTAAAGATGAAAACCTGATTGTAGAAGACGTTTTGGTGGGTGAAAGAAGCAAAACACCGTGCAGTATTGTCTATATAAAAAATCTGGCAAACAGCAGGCTTGTGGATGAGGTACGAAAAAGGCTCAAAAGCATAAAAATCGCATATTTGCGCGATGCAGGGGAACTGGAACAGTTTCTTGAAGATGATACTTATCTTCCGGCACCGCAAATGCTTTTAACCGAACGACCAGACAGGGTGGCAGCCTATCTGGGCGAAGGACGCGTTGCGATAATTGTGCACGGAAGTCCTTTTGTAATTGTAATTCCGGTAACCTTTTTCAATCTTATTCACTCACCGGAGGATTATTATTTAAGGTATCCTTATTCCACTTTACTGAGACTTATAAGAATTATGGGGATATTGATTACACTCTTTCTTCCGGCGGTATACCTGGCAATAACCAATTTCCATCAGGAAATGCTCCCTACTGATTTGCTGCTCGCTATTGCGTCATCACGGGAAAAGGTTCCTTTCCCGACAATTGTAAGCCTTTTTATCATGGAAATAGCCTTCGAGCTTATCCGCGAAGCGGGTATAAGAATACCCGGCCCGATAGGTCCTACACTGAGCATTGTAGGCGGTTTAATTCTTGGTCAGGCTGCTGTTTCGGCGAACCTTGTAAGCCCGTTCCTTATAATAATAGTAGCCGTTACGGGAATCGGATCATTTGCCATTCCTGATTTTTCCCTGGGATATTCATTCCGTGCGATGCGTTTTATATATATCCTCCTTGCAGGTTTTGCCGGCCTTTTGGGAATAAGCCTTGGCGTTTTCATACATTTTCTGCTGCTGATAAACGCAAAATCTTTTGGTGTTCCGTTCCTTGCCCCGTTTGCACCGAAAACAACAGGCAGAAGAACCAATACCATATTCAGGGCGCCGCTTTGGAAAGAAGAAGACAGGCCGGACTTTATTAACCCGAAAGATGTCAAGCAGCAGCCTTTTATAAGTAGAAAGTGGGTAAAGTCGGAGAAGGGGGTGGAAGTGGATGGAGAAGAGGACAACGATCGGTAA
- the sigG gene encoding RNA polymerase sporulation sigma factor SigG has translation MLINKVEICGVNTSKLPVLTNKQKDELFKRIKNGDKKAREEFIHGNLRLVLSVIQRFNNRGENVDDLFQVGCIGLIKAIDNFDLSQNVKFSTYAVPMIIGEIRRYLRDNNSIRVSRSLKDIAYKALQAKEKLTNKLSRDPSVSEIAEEMNVPREDVILALDAIQEPISLFESVYHDGGDAIYVMDQVSDEKNNDERWLENISINEAISKLTERERMIVDLRFFRGRTQMEVAEEIGISQAQVSRLEKAALRHMRKYV, from the coding sequence ATCTTGATCAACAAGGTGGAAATATGCGGAGTAAACACGTCCAAACTTCCTGTACTTACAAACAAACAAAAAGACGAACTGTTCAAAAGAATTAAGAACGGAGATAAAAAAGCCCGTGAAGAATTCATCCATGGGAATCTTAGGCTGGTATTAAGCGTGATTCAGAGATTTAATAACAGGGGCGAAAACGTGGACGATCTTTTCCAGGTGGGTTGTATAGGTCTGATAAAAGCCATTGACAATTTTGATTTGTCACAGAATGTGAAGTTTTCTACCTATGCGGTGCCGATGATAATCGGAGAAATAAGAAGGTATTTAAGAGACAACAACTCCATCCGCGTAAGCCGTTCATTGAAGGATATAGCATATAAAGCCCTGCAGGCTAAAGAGAAACTTACAAATAAACTGTCAAGGGATCCTTCGGTCAGTGAAATAGCTGAGGAAATGAATGTGCCAAGAGAAGATGTAATATTGGCACTTGATGCCATACAGGAACCAATATCCCTTTTTGAATCGGTTTACCACGACGGTGGTGATGCCATTTACGTGATGGATCAGGTCAGTGACGAAAAAAACAACGATGAGCGATGGCTGGAAAACATATCGATAAATGAAGCTATTTCGAAACTTACCGAAAGGGAACGGATGATTGTGGATCTCAGGTTTTTCAGGGGAAGGACGCAAATGGAGGTTGCGGAGGAAATAGGAATTTCTCAGGCACAGGTGTCAAGACTTGAAAAAGCTGCGTTAAGACATATGCGAAAATATGTTTAA
- a CDS encoding GerAB/ArcD/ProY family transporter: MEKRTTIGNFEAACVILNLLSTKIILDFPRTASEDAGSAAWLMIFLDSVAVYLIYLLITRLYEKFTGKDLLDISEKALGEPGRIIFGIIYLAQFMYVTSLVLRQFAEDIKVISLTTTPVSIVLLIFAVGMVVGAYFGIEAIGRLHVLAIPLLALAFILILLFNIPRYDVTRLSPWLGLGIKAIALKGIINLSYFSEVVAIFFLMPFLKKKERYGEVGRYGIFFAGLFLVLSTLCYLMVYQYPTSTEFFLPVYQMARSIKIGRFFTRIEAAFILIWASCAFLYLSSCLYFITYIFQRAFNLKYRKPLIVPFMILVFTLSLVPENLYSTLQAEMEIYRSFSWVISLIFPVILLAVASLRDWLMRRKEVGKNDMEN; the protein is encoded by the coding sequence ATGGAGAAGAGGACAACGATCGGTAATTTTGAGGCAGCATGTGTTATACTCAATTTGCTTTCTACCAAAATTATACTTGACTTTCCGAGAACTGCGTCGGAGGACGCAGGAAGTGCGGCATGGCTTATGATTTTTCTGGATTCCGTGGCAGTATACCTGATTTATTTGCTAATAACCCGGTTGTATGAAAAATTTACAGGGAAAGACCTTCTGGACATAAGCGAAAAGGCTTTGGGTGAGCCGGGAAGGATTATTTTTGGCATTATTTATCTCGCCCAGTTCATGTATGTAACATCGCTTGTTCTCAGACAGTTTGCCGAAGATATAAAAGTCATCAGCCTTACAACCACACCCGTCAGTATTGTTCTGCTGATATTTGCCGTAGGAATGGTGGTTGGAGCCTATTTTGGCATTGAAGCGATAGGGAGGCTGCATGTTTTGGCTATACCGCTTTTGGCGCTGGCGTTTATATTGATACTTTTATTCAATATTCCCAGGTATGACGTGACCAGGCTTTCGCCATGGCTGGGGCTGGGAATTAAAGCAATAGCCCTGAAGGGTATAATAAACCTGTCCTACTTTTCCGAAGTGGTTGCCATATTTTTTTTAATGCCGTTTCTGAAAAAGAAAGAAAGGTACGGGGAAGTAGGGCGGTACGGAATATTTTTTGCCGGGCTTTTTCTTGTGCTGTCCACACTGTGCTATCTTATGGTATACCAGTATCCCACTTCCACAGAGTTTTTTCTTCCCGTATACCAGATGGCGAGATCAATTAAGATAGGAAGGTTTTTCACCCGCATAGAAGCCGCGTTTATATTGATATGGGCGTCATGTGCGTTTCTGTATTTAAGTTCATGCCTGTATTTTATTACTTATATTTTTCAGAGGGCTTTTAATCTTAAATACAGAAAACCGCTTATAGTGCCCTTCATGATTCTTGTTTTCACTTTAAGTCTTGTACCCGAAAATTTATATTCCACGCTTCAGGCGGAAATGGAAATTTACCGCAGCTTCTCATGGGTAATTTCCCTTATTTTTCCGGTTATATTGCTTGCCGTAGCATCATTGAGGGACTGGTTAATGAGAAGAAAAGAGGTCGGGAAAAATGATATGGAGAATTAA
- a CDS encoding Ger(x)C family spore germination protein, which translates to MIWRIKKLLILCMIIPMIFISGCFDASEPDDLAYVVAMGLDKGPEDNLIITLLLAVPIAVGVGPEPGEIEKSTNIVTVAAPTILGGINVINSLISKRVNFAHAKLIVISKDLAEQGIEKIINTFIRFREFRPDTYLGITKGSAEEFLKSSKPLLEFNPSKHFELIMESFAYTGFSNGCTIEEFYSKMESTYEEAVALLLDVSRIQETKDLAEMISSRNRNGILEGDYTVGEIPVVYENKVRQMGSAVFRGDKMVGELTGLETFYYLVVSGKLGEMYFTLPDFNESTDIAENRDYITLRLGQARKPEISVKIKENIPVVDIKVSLEGDILAITGRNDYSTGEGLKKLEKYASEYIREKVVLFLEKTRDELNSDICFLGKYLKKTFLYWEDWIKFNWPEKYEKAQFNVNVEIKIRRSGIMVKQIPGII; encoded by the coding sequence ATGATATGGAGAATTAAGAAATTGTTAATTCTGTGTATGATCATTCCAATGATTTTCATAAGCGGCTGCTTTGATGCCTCCGAGCCGGATGATTTGGCCTACGTCGTGGCAATGGGGCTGGATAAGGGGCCTGAAGATAATCTGATAATTACCCTTTTGCTTGCTGTGCCTATAGCGGTGGGTGTCGGCCCCGAACCGGGAGAAATTGAAAAATCCACTAATATTGTAACAGTCGCGGCGCCTACAATACTTGGAGGAATTAACGTTATAAATTCACTTATAAGCAAACGCGTCAATTTCGCCCACGCTAAGCTGATTGTAATATCAAAGGACTTGGCTGAACAGGGGATAGAAAAGATCATAAACACATTTATCCGTTTCAGGGAATTCAGACCCGATACCTATTTGGGTATAACTAAGGGCAGTGCCGAGGAATTCCTTAAATCAAGCAAGCCGCTTCTTGAATTTAATCCCTCCAAGCATTTTGAACTGATTATGGAATCCTTTGCCTACACAGGTTTTTCAAACGGATGCACAATTGAGGAATTTTATTCCAAAATGGAGAGCACGTATGAGGAGGCTGTGGCGCTTTTACTTGACGTTTCCCGGATTCAGGAAACGAAAGATTTGGCTGAAATGATTTCAAGCAGAAACCGGAATGGGATTCTGGAAGGGGATTACACTGTCGGAGAGATACCTGTCGTATATGAAAATAAGGTCCGGCAGATGGGGTCCGCTGTTTTCAGAGGGGATAAAATGGTGGGGGAGCTGACCGGCCTGGAAACATTCTATTATCTTGTGGTATCGGGCAAACTTGGAGAAATGTATTTTACACTGCCTGATTTCAATGAAAGTACTGATATAGCGGAAAACAGGGATTATATCACTTTAAGGCTTGGCCAGGCAAGAAAGCCTGAAATCAGTGTAAAAATTAAAGAGAACATACCGGTGGTGGATATAAAAGTTTCGCTGGAAGGGGATATATTGGCGATAACCGGAAGAAACGACTATTCAACGGGCGAAGGGCTGAAAAAATTGGAAAAATATGCATCAGAATATATTAGGGAAAAAGTTGTTTTATTTCTTGAGAAAACCCGGGATGAACTTAACAGCGACATATGTTTTTTGGGGAAATATTTGAAAAAGACTTTTTTATACTGGGAAGACTGGATAAAATTCAACTGGCCGGAAAAGTATGAAAAAGCGCAGTTTAATGTTAACGTGGAGATTAAAATCAGACGCTCGGGAATAATGGTAAAGCAAATACCGGGAATTATCTGA
- a CDS encoding alpha-isopropylmalate synthase regulatory domain-containing protein codes for MKKIEIMDTTLRDGEQTPGVAFTSTEKYNIARILIEEVKVDRVEVASARVSKGEMEAVKLISNWGAQKGYLDRIEVLGFVDGTTSVDWICEAGAKVMNLLCKGSVRHVKYQLKKTPEEHIKDIQNVINYAHSKGLRVNVYLEVWSEGIVQSPEYVFQLIDSLKDYEIERFMLPDTLGILHPEQTYQLVKLMVDRYPDLRFDFHAHNDYDLAVANTFMAVKAGAVGVHTTVNGLGERTGNAPLSSVVGVLNDFCEGIELNVDEKKLGKISKIVEAFSGIRIPANKPIVGENCFTQTSGVHADGDNKANLYCNNLIPERFGRQRKYALGKSSGKASIQKNLEELGIELDSEAIRKITDRIVELGDKKENITTDDLPYIISDVLRNKHNDEKIKLLNYYICHARNLKPVSTVSLQINGEVYEETSTGDGQYDAFVKAVTKIYEKINKPMPQLVDYIVTIPPGGKTNALVETSITWYLGREFKTRGLDSDQTASAIKATMKALNIIEEMNFGTNSNSD; via the coding sequence ATGAAAAAGATAGAGATAATGGATACAACGTTGAGGGACGGCGAACAGACACCGGGGGTTGCTTTCACTTCCACAGAGAAATACAATATCGCAAGAATCCTCATTGAAGAAGTGAAAGTGGACAGGGTGGAAGTTGCATCCGCCAGGGTCTCCAAAGGCGAAATGGAAGCTGTCAAACTTATATCCAACTGGGGTGCCCAGAAAGGGTATCTTGACAGGATTGAAGTTCTTGGGTTTGTGGACGGTACTACGTCAGTGGACTGGATCTGTGAAGCAGGCGCAAAGGTCATGAATCTGTTGTGCAAAGGCTCGGTAAGGCATGTAAAGTATCAGTTGAAAAAAACACCGGAAGAACACATAAAAGATATCCAAAATGTTATAAATTATGCCCATTCCAAAGGATTACGGGTAAACGTGTACCTTGAAGTGTGGTCCGAAGGAATAGTACAGTCGCCGGAGTACGTATTTCAGCTTATCGATTCCTTAAAGGATTATGAGATTGAAAGATTTATGCTTCCCGATACTCTGGGAATACTGCACCCTGAGCAGACTTATCAGCTGGTTAAGCTTATGGTTGACAGATATCCTGATTTAAGGTTTGATTTTCATGCCCATAACGATTATGATCTTGCGGTTGCAAATACTTTTATGGCTGTTAAAGCAGGGGCTGTTGGAGTTCACACCACAGTGAACGGTTTGGGAGAAAGAACGGGGAATGCTCCTTTGTCAAGTGTTGTAGGTGTACTTAATGATTTCTGTGAAGGAATTGAATTAAATGTTGATGAGAAAAAGCTTGGAAAAATCAGTAAAATTGTCGAAGCCTTTTCGGGTATAAGGATACCTGCAAACAAGCCGATAGTAGGAGAAAACTGTTTTACGCAGACAAGCGGTGTCCATGCCGATGGTGATAACAAAGCCAATCTTTACTGTAATAATTTAATTCCCGAACGTTTCGGAAGACAGAGGAAATATGCTCTGGGCAAGTCTTCAGGCAAGGCAAGCATTCAGAAAAACCTGGAGGAACTGGGTATTGAACTTGACAGTGAAGCCATACGTAAAATAACAGACAGGATTGTTGAACTGGGAGATAAAAAAGAGAATATAACCACCGATGATCTGCCGTACATTATCTCGGACGTTTTGAGAAACAAGCACAACGATGAAAAGATTAAACTGCTGAATTACTACATATGCCACGCAAGAAATCTGAAGCCTGTTTCCACTGTGAGCCTGCAAATAAACGGAGAGGTTTATGAAGAGACTTCAACCGGCGACGGACAGTACGATGCTTTTGTAAAGGCGGTCACAAAGATATATGAAAAGATTAACAAACCCATGCCTCAGTTGGTGGACTATATTGTAACAATACCTCCCGGCGGAAAAACCAATGCGCTGGTGGAAACGTCCATAACATGGTACCTTGGGCGTGAATTCAAAACACGGGGCCTTGATTCCGACCAGACTGCGTCTGCAATCAAAGCCACAATGAAAGCGCTGAACATAATTGAAGAAATGAATTTCGGCACCAATTCCAACTCAGATTAG
- a CDS encoding sensor histidine kinase, translated as MEEFNVSRLNKIIRDTIKMIDRSREAIYDIAEGARIECERLRRDLEELRIEVERIIKKNDELEIALKKSRERLAMVSSNFDKYSQDDIRIAYEQADKIRVELAVNREREKFAIIRRNELERRLREASKTVRKAEQLINQVGTVMEYLSGDLKDLNMQLEDVEKRKYLAIRVIQAQEEERSRVAREIHDGPAQVLSNVVLKAEICEKLIETDINKAKEELKNLKQIVRESLVDVRRIIYALRPMSLEDIGLIPTLKKYMDKFSYETGITVNFQKRGIEKEVHDKNVALTIFRVVQEALNNVYKHSGAKHASVIMEFTAIDIVITVSDKGKGFNIQEIKVDKDDNMGGFGLFSMKERIELLDGTMEIKSCPGKGTTIRVVLPYV; from the coding sequence TTGGAAGAGTTTAATGTATCCAGGCTTAATAAGATTATCAGGGATACTATAAAAATGATTGACAGAAGCCGGGAAGCCATATACGATATTGCAGAAGGGGCAAGGATTGAATGCGAAAGACTGAGAAGGGATCTTGAAGAGCTGAGAATTGAAGTGGAGAGAATTATCAAAAAGAACGACGAACTGGAAATTGCACTGAAAAAAAGCCGTGAGAGGCTCGCAATGGTAAGCAGCAACTTTGACAAATATTCTCAGGATGATATACGCATTGCGTACGAACAGGCCGACAAAATCAGGGTTGAACTTGCGGTAAACAGAGAGCGGGAAAAATTTGCGATTATCCGGAGAAATGAACTGGAAAGGCGGCTGAGGGAAGCTTCTAAAACAGTTCGGAAGGCTGAGCAGTTAATCAACCAGGTTGGCACGGTAATGGAGTATCTTTCAGGAGATTTGAAAGATCTGAACATGCAGCTTGAAGACGTGGAAAAAAGGAAATACCTCGCCATTCGCGTTATTCAGGCCCAGGAAGAGGAAAGGAGCAGGGTCGCGAGGGAGATACATGACGGACCGGCCCAGGTATTATCCAATGTGGTTCTGAAAGCTGAAATATGTGAAAAACTGATTGAGACTGATATAAACAAGGCCAAAGAAGAGCTGAAAAATCTGAAGCAGATTGTGCGCGAATCTCTGGTTGACGTAAGAAGAATAATATATGCTTTAAGACCGATGTCACTTGAAGATATAGGGCTTATACCAACGCTGAAAAAATACATGGATAAATTTTCATATGAAACGGGAATTACTGTCAATTTTCAAAAAAGGGGAATTGAAAAGGAAGTACATGATAAGAACGTGGCGCTGACAATATTCAGAGTGGTGCAGGAAGCGCTGAATAATGTCTATAAGCATTCGGGAGCGAAACATGCATCGGTAATCATGGAATTTACGGCTATAGATATAGTAATTACCGTTTCTGACAAAGGAAAGGGTTTTAATATACAAGAGATAAAAGTGGATAAGGACGACAACATGGGAGGATTCGGTCTTTTCAGTATGAAAGAGCGAATTGAACTGCTTGATGGGACTATGGAAATAAAATCCTGTCCGGGTAAGGGAACAACCATCAGGGTTGTCCTTCCATATGTTTAA